TACTAGTGTGCAAtatagagtgctgctatttccacccactttattttcaaaaatttaatAGCAAATTTACctctttataaaataatttatgaagacaaatttataactctctctctcacatgcACTCACAcccatattttcttttattgcttttttttttctttccaaaaccCACACCCATCTCCAATCAATTTAGGGGGCTGTACAGCCACCTCTGTCACTAGTTTAGGTGTTGGTTTCGGATGGTCTTCTTGGACTTCCTTAATTGTAATGCTTTGTGGGGAATTTCTCTTAGCTAGGGCATAGCGCCTCCAGATGAATATTCCTCTTTTGAATGCTCTGTACTTTGGCCCCGGTGGCGTTAgaatgatatatatgtattcattttgggttttttctaGTGAAGGAGGAGTGAGGGTTGTGGTGGGAAAATCAAATTGGTGGTGGGGATGGCTATGGATGAGAGAAGGATAGGTGGATGTGGGTGTGATGGTCATAGTATTAACTGTTGGGTTTTCACCAAAGGAGGAGGTTGGGGGAAGGGTGGGGATGAGCTAAgtgaacaaattttttattgtgatggcaaatataaaaatacaattaaagGATATTTTAGAAATAATAATAGCTGGAAAGGTAAGTTtaagttttttcaaatttacatggtaGATGGGAAAATAATACAAAAGAGTGAAAATAGCAACACTCGCAATATAATACCATTTTTCATTGGGCTAGACCCATTAGCAAACCTTAACTAGTTTCAACTCaaggttctttttctttccttttgataAGCTCGACTCAAGGTGTTGGTGTTCCCTCCAGCGGAGTCAAGGTATGTGCGGCTGTTATGTTTCCTCTTTCAAAACACATGAATGCATGTATGGGATGGGatatatgcatgcatggtTAACAGTTGGTGGctgaaaaggaagagaaaaatggGCGAGGTGCACATTCTTTCGGTGCCTTGGGTTCGCTCCTTAGTGGAGGAATTTTTTATATGTCATGATGGTACTTTTGCAATGATGTCAATATTGCAAAATCACGTCACGTAAAAGACGTCAAAATGTGAATGAATATCGTGTCGTTGTTTTAAAATTGACTATAAACAAGGTTAGTGGTTTATACAAGCGACATCGGTAGATATCTAATACGGTGATTTACAAAAACACATTTCAAAAGCACATCGGTTGTCAAGATGAAGCGATGTCGATCCGTAAACATTGTTCACTTAAATGACTTAGGCCGGTTCGGTATCATTTTCAAGGTTAGTTTCTGTTATTGTTTTCTGGTTTCACTTGAAAACATGTTGGGTGGGTTATTTTTAGAAACAAGCTGAAATTGTTTTTGGAGAATGAATCCAAAAGTATGAACAAATGTTGTAAACGCCATAAAgtcgtttttgtttttagtctCTTCGAATCAAAGCCAACTCTTCTTTGTGAAACGGGCAAACAATCCAATCAAATTATATCCAAAACAATCAAATCTCCTCCTTCCAACCATAATCAGccccaaaatttcaagaaaaaaaaaactcataatCACAGAAATCTGCAACTGAGAAAAAAAtacagagaggaagaagaaaagaaaagaaaagaaaaacagagaaaggaaaaagaagaagagaaagaatccaaaagagggagaagaagagagagagagagagagagagagagagaaagttgcagagggagagatgagagaaacCAACTATCACATACCCAGCTcaaccaccatcaccacccaATCTAATCACCACTAACATTAATTAGTGGAACCAGAGAGAGATGAGTTGATGGGATTTATACCATGGAAGGAAGGAGGAGTGAGAATGAAAAAGAgggaagaaagaggaaaagagaagggagaggaggaagaaggaaagaaaaagaaaatgagaaaaaggagaaaaaaaaatagtttcagattttaaaaaacaatataattttttatttgttaaattatacatttttttaaaacaaaaattaataaaaatacagTTGAAAAATAACTAACAtaatattattctcatttgTACTATTAGACgcattttcatcatttttattttctaaatatgTTTTCTAAGTAATTTATCAAACACATTTTCAAATTCTAAAAAtgtaaattcaattttttttttcccaaaaataTTCTCAAAAACAGTCTCCGAAAAAGTTACACAACGGGCCTAAATTTTCACAACTCGCACCTATCTTCTAAGTTACCCTCTCAATGAAACTTTCCCCTCTCTCGACCTCTCCCTATTTGGACCTCACTTGGTTCAAACCATCTCTCTCCAGTTCTTTCTAACATCTCTAAAGTGGCCATCTCCATCGTGTTCACTATGGGTGCCGTCGATTTGGAGTTGTCTTGCCATGACTTCAGTCGACATTCACGTTCGTTGTTGTTGATTTCTCGTTCCTTAGGCTTACGCTATTTGAGGTCACTGACTTCAGCAACCACACACGGCTGTGAATTTTCTATCGCCAACGGAGTTGTTCGCCCAAAGACTAGCATGACCCTCCACTCGGTTCGGACActgatgaagaggaagatTCGGTCTGGGTTCCGTTCTCAGCGGCGCTCCCCAATCTATCACTTACTGCACACGTTCCGTTAATCGAGTGTCGTGGATGAACCGTTCTCGACGGTTCTCACTTACCTTCGTGATGGCGACTCAGTTTTGCCAGCTTTGGTGGTGGGTAGAGGTGATGATTTTTATTGGCTACGTAATACGTCCTTTCAATCTCGTCATCCTCATGTACAAATGTATTTTCCTGGCATTGTTGAGGGTGTTGCTCCATGGGAATTAGTTTACACAGCGGCAAATGTATTTGCCGATGCACACATGTCGCACTTCTATTGGTAGTAATGTAAGAGCTCCTGCTTACATGGTAAAGAGGGACTTATTTTCCCAAAAATAATTGTATAGTGAAATGTCAATTAGGCCCTTATTACAAGTAAACTGTTTTAATTACCCTgagctatatatataattctctAAACCCCTAAAATGCCCTTACTTGagaatataaaagaaaacaatctAATATCAAGGgccaaaacaataaaatacatCCAGATCTTGGGTGTGCTCCCAAATGATCCTAGATTCAAGTCATATGGTACTCATGTGTGTGAGTTTCCTCCCTCCCCTTTCTAACtttgacaaataaaaaattattataagaaataaaattcattttccaaattgctatatatatatatatatatatatacacacacacacacacatatgccTGTATTATTTTCCAGAttactatatataaatattatatacacATACGTGCCTATACTCTATTTcgatattgttttttttatacaaacggtagtgtaaataataaaaaacttatACTTAGATGTAAGGGAGGAGTTCACTGCATTAATCAATTGGCCTAACCCAGATCTGCAAGGTCATGGTCACCTTAGACCCACATGTTCACTTAAGAACCCCAAAAACCAACAAccccccctcctcctcctgcaAAGTAGAATGGCCCAAATAcatgaaattttgaatctaTGCAATCCAACATGGGCTTTATTCGGACAGGTGAAATTTATGCTACGGCTTTGAAGAGGGCTCACATCCATACTTCCCTTCtataaaagtgaaaaaactAATCATAGATGAGACAGAGGATTTATTGGTAAAGGGATCCACATACTTGAaacaaatatgtatatatatatatatatatattattcataCAGAAATAGCAAATTACCATTTGAGAACGTTTaacaaacttgaaattttagcATTTCTACCATTTAGAAGTATCAAATATGACATTGATAATCCCTAAATGGCATGAGAACGTTGGAGTTGCTCTTATATCTCTCTGTCACACATTGAAGCAAACTAAACccttggaagaaaaaaaaaaatgcagagTCTCTGTCTCAAACCACCCAACATCTCCCCACCAGCAGAAACCATAGCCAGCAACCAAGATCTCCTAACACCGGTCCTTCTATGCATTCCAGCTCGTTCTCTACTTCGCTTCAAGTGCGTCTGCAAGAATTGGTTCGCTCTCATCTCCAACCGTAAATTTTGTGACATCCACACCTCCAAAAACCCGTACCCCAATGTCTCAGCCTTCTTCTTTCACACGGCAATACATGATTTCTACTTCATATCAATTCCGAACAATGAAAATCAATCTGGATCCCTCTTGAAACCTCCCAGGATCATCGAACACCCACCGCGCATCAAGATTTTGCAATCCTGCAATGGCCTGCTCTTGTGCTGTTCCTTACAAGAAATTACAAACACAAGTAGTACCCCCAGATGTTATTTTGTTCTCAATCCCACAACCAACAAATTTTCAGCTATCACTAATTCACCATATGCCACTAAATCCACAAGCATTTTGGGGGTTGCTTTGGCTTTTGACCCTTCCAAATCGCTTCATTACAAGGTCCTCTGCATTCGGTGCATTGCTGGATCTGTTATATCTTTCCAGATAGAGATTTATTCGTCTGAGACTCGGAATTGGACACTTCGTGAGTCCACCTTTCTTAGGCCATTCCATATAGACTTTAGCCACGGGGTGTACTTCAATGGCGCAATCAATTGGATTAGCCATACAAGTAGGGTGTTACATTATAACATAGACGAAGAAAGTCATGGAATGGTGTCTAGGCCTCCGAGTTACAATGTTTTTCGCAAGAGGGAGTATAGATATTTTGGAGAGTCTCGTGGCCATTTGCACCTCATCGAAATTTATAGGCCTTGTGTTACTCAATTTGACGTGATGGAGATGGGGGGGGACTACTCTGGCTGGTTTGTCATGTACCACGTTGATCTTGATCCAATAGCCGCCGCATTTCCTGAGATGGTCCCGGAACATAATATTGTTGACCCTAGCAAGGAGGAAACTTGGTATTATGCATTTGTTGTTCTCTTTCTTGCTCGAGAAGTAAACAAAGAGGGTTCATCTCTGCTGTTGCATATTCCTTGTAAGGTCATCTCTTATAATCTGAGGGATAAGAGCTTTGAGAAAGCTTGTGAGTTCACTTCCAAAGGCACTGAGAGTAAGAGATCATTGCAAGTTGGATGGCGAGATGCTTACCATTATATGGAGACTTTGGCTTGTGTGTGATGGCAATGGCATTTCTCTCCCATGCTGTTGctgtgtatttttttgttttggttgtaagatgaagaatgtttgcgattTGAAAATCTCTATTTACTTGTGCATATTTGAAATCATTCGAATGGCTTACAATTTCGTACTGCTCAATTATTATCGGTACATTGGGAGATTGGTTAGTGTTTGAAgatatatttttattcttattgTTGATCTGagtattaaattttattattattattttttggttcttgTTTGCCAAGGAAAAGTAATTACAACACAAAATGCTTAATGGTACCAAATGCCAAATgccaaataatttttaaaaaaatctacTTCTCCTTCTACAGTATATTTCTTTCACTATTATCACCATTCTTTGCATCAATTACTCCTCTTACCTCAAGACAACCCCCAAGGCTTTGGCAAGGAATCGGTTTGAATATCTAAGGAGCAAGCTTGGAATCATTTCAGCTAAACacttagaagggagtgttaaaGTATAAGAGATTTAGCTGAGTTTATTGCTTAAATTGTGAGCCATTGGATCACAGTCCAAATGGACAGCTGAGATGTATTCTTAGGTGTAGTAGAATTGTGCCAAGTGTTGCTATCTCATAGGGTAGTTAATCATTGGTTAGATTGGATGTTGTAAGAAGGAATATTCTGTTTTCCTAACTGATATATTGGCATGCACAGATTGTGCATGACTAAGACAGATAATAGACTAatctttcatcttcttcttctccaagttTTCTCTCTGCATTTTTACTTCCTACATGAGCTCCATCCATCAATAATCCAAAACTAAACATGGCAGATCATAGTCTGTGAATGCTAACATGGTATCACTGAGCCAGGTTTGATCGTTTAGCTGGGCGTTTGAATCTGTGAAGGAAGTGAGCTGCGTTTTCTGTCAAAACTTGCTCTCTGTGAAATCTGTGTCTAACATGGCAGGATCTGGAGGTGGTGAGCTGCGTGCTCCAATCTTCAATGGTGAGAACTATGAGTTCTGGAGCATAAggatgaaaaccattttcaaatctcatgggATTTGGGAGTTGGTTGAGAAAGGAATAGGAAGCTCATATTCGAAGGGAGCTGATGAATCTGATACAaagcagaaagaaaaagaggaatcAAGTGGTTCTGGGAAGATGGCTATAGCTGAGATCCTGATGAAGGATGCTAAGGCCTTGGGGTTGATTCAAGGAGCAGTATCTGAGGTGATCTTCCCCAGGATTTCTCATGAAGAATCATCTCATGGAGCCTGGAACATCCTGAAGCAAAAATTTCATGGTGATAAGCAGGTAAGAAGTGTAAAACTGCAGGGTCTTCgtagagaatttgaatatactaGAATGAGAGAGGATGAATCTCTATCTGCTTATCTTACAAAGTTGTTTGATCTAATAAACCAAATGAGAGGTTATGGAGAAGAGTTATCTAGAGAAAGAATTGTGCAGAAAATGTTAATTAGTCTGCTGCCTGGATATGATCCAATCTGTTCTGTAATTGAACATTCAAGGGATCTAGATGTAATTGAGGTTCAAGAGGTGGTAGCCTCATTGAAGAGCTTTGCTCAAAGATTGGAAAGACATCATGAGAACAAGACTGAGAAGGCCTTTGCTAGTCTGAGTATAGATACCAAATCAGCTAAGGCCACTGGAAATCAGAATTCCAAGCAGCAGAAGAATTGGAAAGACAAAGGGAAGAAGTGGGATAATAAACCTACTGATGGAACTAAAACTCCTTGCAAACATTGTGGGAAATTGCATTATGGAGA
The window above is part of the Prunus dulcis chromosome 1, ALMONDv2, whole genome shotgun sequence genome. Proteins encoded here:
- the LOC117626223 gene encoding F-box protein At5g07610-like, coding for MQSLCLKPPNISPPAETIASNQDLLTPVLLCIPARSLLRFKCVCKNWFALISNRKFCDIHTSKNPYPNVSAFFFHTAIHDFYFISIPNNENQSGSLLKPPRIIEHPPRIKILQSCNGLLLCCSLQEITNTSSTPRCYFVLNPTTNKFSAITNSPYATKSTSILGVALAFDPSKSLHYKVLCIRCIAGSVISFQIEIYSSETRNWTLRESTFLRPFHIDFSHGVYFNGAINWISHTSRVLHYNIDEESHGMVSRPPSYNVFRKREYRYFGESRGHLHLIEIYRPCVTQFDVMEMGGDYSGWFVMYHVDLDPIAAAFPEMVPEHNIVDPSKEETWYYAFVVLFLAREVNKEGSSLLLHIPCKVISYNLRDKSFEKACEFTSKGTESKRSLQVGWRDAYHYMETLACV